In the genome of Montipora foliosa isolate CH-2021 chromosome 3, ASM3666993v2, whole genome shotgun sequence, one region contains:
- the LOC137994526 gene encoding neuropeptide FF receptor 2-like, whose product MLTSEDIALTCFFSILVFAGSIGNGLVCFTVILNRSMQTPINYLLVNLAVADVITLTFTIPQYILIHTFSHPVGIAGDLLCKFITGGNISWIGGVASVFSLVAISFERFNAVTNPHNASLKFTMSTVKIIIVCCWVFTALFNLPLFFAIRYDKEENFCLESWPSPVYGRINSTAWLLVVGIVPASIMLSLYSRVVYDLWFKKVTNEAIVGQGAVRKSRKKVTKLVLTVSVIYAISWFPQLIIYLLSTFDFLVEFGGFCYIASVVLVSFNSAINPVIYAL is encoded by the coding sequence ATGTTAACATCTGAGGACATCGCATTAACATGTTTTTTCAGCATACTGGTGTTTGCCGGCTCGATTGGCAATGGACTCGTTTGTTTCACCGTTATTCTTAACAGATCCATGCAAACGCCTATCAACTATTTGCTGGTCAATTTGGCTGTCGCTGACGTGATCACTTTGACCTTTACAATCCCGCAGTACATCCTTATACACACCTTCTCTCACCCTGTTGGCATCGCGGGTGATCTTCTTTGCAAGTTCATCACAGGTGGTAACATTTCATGGATAGGTGGCGTAGCCTCTGTCTTCTCCCTCGTTGCCATATCTTTTGAACGATTCAACGCGGTGACGAATCCTCATAACGCATCTTTAAAGTTCACCATGTCAACAGTTAAAATTATCATAGTCTGCTGTTGGGTTTTTACGGCTTTATTTAATCTTCCGCTTTTTTTTGCTATTCGCTACGACAAGGAAGAAAATTTCTGCCTGGAATCGTGGCCCTCGCCGGTTTACGGCAGAATTAACTCAACTGCTTGGTTGCTGGTAGTGGGAATTGTTCCAGCATCCATCATGTTGTCCTTGTATTCCAGAGTTGTGTATGATTTATGGTTTAAGAAAGTGACAAACGAAGCCATCGTGGGACAAGGCGCAGTCCGAAAATCGAGAAAAAAGGTTACGAAATTGGTGTTAACAGTGAGCGTTATATACGCAATAAGCTGGTTTCCTCAGCTTATAATTTACCTTCTCAGTACTTTTGATTTTCTTGTCGAATTTGGAGGCTTTTGTTACATCGCTTCAGTTGTTTTGGTGTCATTTAACTCTGCTATCAATCCAGTGATTTATGCGTTGTAG
- the LOC137994142 gene encoding uncharacterized protein — protein MDHILCFNCGRSGHRAEQCRRRGCLKCKYKHHTSICDKRERASSMQNEVSQTSSSTEVSLTGYTTYAEEKVLPAIIPVCVEGEIFWAYLDTGSGRNFISREAVKKLKLEPARHESREILTVNGSKVQSMPIFDTSIVSLDGKACEEIELTGSRLADFTTVRRPDMNQLKLKYSHTQDKRFYMTSGGEYQIHLILGDSMYSRIRTERVFKGNPGEPLVEETTFGWVVHGGDEYTSDGVCMYLREVSDYEKLYSLDVLGVEDRGENDQFDVLRDFKENIARRDDGRYEVSFPWIPGDELSSTNEVLSRKRLQNVERRLSRNENLREEYADIIEQQLRVGIVEEVPERPTGERVFYMPHKPVIKESAVTTKVRMVFDASAKPYPLANSINDCMFTGPPLQPLLWDIMVRARMSTNLLLGDIEKAFLQIGVKEKDRDAFRFLFNVKGEERHLRFMRVPFGVEASPFVLGATLQNHLQQQGTEFEDTVKALKENTYVDNLMQMGGDQEQLVKFKKESTEILENARFPVHKWESNVGSLESENMPNPSKILGHTWNKEEDTLEFPAKPFAEDQPVTKRTILSYLGAIYDPLGIVSPTMAQGKHIYRQACDEKKGWNAEVSSQLRDEWFEWTKQLKTVEIPRSVATLIGEITGVHLHLFADASNLACCAAAVAVVEQQGGMSKGLLTSKSRISKRNTSIARLELVSGHMAANMAKNLHGALQRWPISSTTIWMDSMVALYWLTNPAKA, from the coding sequence ATGGATCATATCTTGTGTTTTAACTGTGGACGTTCGGGTCACAGAGCAGAGCAGTGCCGTAGGCGAGGGTGCCTGAAGTGCAAGTACAAGCATCATACAAGCATATGTGATAAGCGAGAGAGAGCGAGCAGCATGCAGAATGAAGTGTCACAAACCAGCAGTTCAACTGAAGTGTCATTGACAGGCTACACTACTTATGCAGAGGAGAAAGTACTACCTGCTATAATTCCTGTTTGTGTTGAAGGTGAGATTTTCTGGGCTTACCTGGACACAGGATCAGGTCGCAACTTCATATCGAGAGAGGCGGTGAAGAAGTTAAAGCTAGAGCCAGCGCGCCACGAGTCCCGTGAGATCCTGACAGTGAATGGAAGTAAAGTCCAGTCCATGCCAATATTTGATACCAGTATTGTCTCTCTAGACGGGAAAGCATGTGAAGAAATTGAACTGACTGGTTCCAGGCTAGCAGACTTTACCACTGTGAGAAGGCCAGACATGAACCAGCTGAAACTCAAGTACTCACACACACAAGACAAGAGGTTCTACATGACATCTGGAGGAGAGTATCAGATACATCTTATTCTTGGAGACAGTATGTACAGCAGAATCAGGACAGAGAGAGTGTTCAAAGGAAACCCTGGAGAGCCCTTAGTAGAAGAGACCACCTTTGGTTGGGTTGTTCATGGTGGAGATGAGTATACAAGTGATGGTGTGTGTATGTATCTGAGAGAAGTCAGTGATTATGAGAAACTGTACAGTTTGGATGTGCTTGGAGTTGAAGATCGGGGGGAGAATGATCAGTTTGATGTACTGCGTGACTTTAAAGAGAACATTGCGAGAAGAGACGATGGGAGGTATGAAGTCAGTTTCCCCTGGATTCCAGGAGATGAGTTATCGAGCACAAACGAGGTGTTGAGCAGGAAGCGTTTGCAGAATGTTGAGAGGAGATTGTCAAGGAATGAGAACTTGAGAGAAGAATATGCTGACATCATCGAACAGCAACTGCGGGTGGGCATAGTAGAAGAAGTTCCTGAGAGGCCGACGGGTGAACGAGTGTTCTACATGCCACATAAACCAGTTATCAAGGAGAGTGCAGTAACTACAAAGGTCCGCATGGTATTTGACGCCAGCGCTAAGCCTTACCCGTTGGCCAACAGCATCAATGATTGTATGTTCACTGGCCCCCCATTGCAGCCACTGCTCTGGGACATTATGGTGAGAGCACGCATGTCTACAAACCTACTCCTTGGTGACATCGAGAAAGCGTTTCTGCAGATAGGtgttaaagaaaaagacagagATGCTTTCAGATTTCTCTTCAATGTCAAAGGAGAAGAGCGGCATCTGAGGTTCATGCGAGTACCTTTTGGAGTGGAAGCCAGTCCTTTTGTGTTAGGAGCCACTCTGCAGAATCACCTTCAGCAGCAAGGAACAGAATTTGAAGACACAGTCAAAGCACTGAAGGAGAACACCTATGTCGACAACCTTATGCAGATGGGAGGAGATCAGGAGCAGCTGGTGAAATTTAAAAAGGAGAGCACTGAAATCCTCGAAAATGCTAGGTTTCCAGTTCATAAGTGGGAATCAAATGTTGGATCTCTGGAGAGCGAGAACATGCCGAACCCTAGTAAGATTCTGGGACACACATGGAACAAGGAAGAAGACACTCTGGAGTTCCCAGCAAAGCCTTTCGCTGAAGATCAACCTGTGACTAAGCGGACTATCCTCAGCTACTTGGGAGCTATCTATGATCCGCTCGGGATAGTCTCACCCACTATGGCGCAAGGGAAGCATATCTATCGACAAGCCTGTGATGAGAAGAAGGGGTGGAATGCAGAGGTCTCCAGCCAGTTGAGAGATGAGTGGTTTGAATGGACAAAGCAACTTAAGACTGTTGAGATACCCAGAAGCGTGGCCACTTTGATTGGAGAGATTACGGGAGTGCATCTTCATCTCTTTGCAGATGCTAGTAACCTAGCATGCTGTGCAGCGGCAGTTGCAGTTGTGGAACAGCAAGGGGGTATGTCTAAGGGTCTGCTAACTTCGAAGTCGCGAATATCAAAGAGAAACACTTCTATAGCCAGACTAGAACTTGTCAGCGGCCATATGGCGGCAAACATGGCAAAGAACCTGCATGGTGCTCTGCAACGTTGGCCCATCAGTTCTACTACCATTTGGATGGACAGCATGGTGGCGCTGTATTGGCTGACTAATCCCGCAAAGGCATGA
- the LOC137994527 gene encoding pyroglutamylated RF-amide peptide receptor-like, with protein MLTSEDVALTCFFSILVFAGSIGNGLVCLTVILNRSMQTPINYLLVNLAVADVITLTFTIPQYILLHTFSHPVGIAGDLLCKFITGGNISWIGGVASVFSLVAISFERFKAVTNPLNPSLKFTKSKVKIIIVCCWIFTALFNLPLFFAIRYDKEENFCLESWPSPVYGRINSTAWLLVVGIVPASIMLSLYSRVVYDLWFKKVTNEAIVGQGAVRKSRKKVTKLVLTVSVIYAISWFPQLIIYLLSNFDFLVEFGGFFYIASVVLVSFNSAINPVIYALQSERFRRHFRQLLCYRRCKKSVCSCNTPGACNLQMRHARNSKHTGRSY; from the coding sequence ATGTTAACATCTGAGGACGTCGCCTTAACATGTTTTTTCAGCATACTGGTGTTTGCCGGCTCGATTGGCAATGGACTCGTTTGTTTGACCGTTATTCTTAACAGATCCATGCAAACGCCTATCAACTATTTACTGGTGAATTTGGCTGTCGCTGACGTGATCACTTTGACCTTTACAATCCCGCAGTACATCCTTTTACACACCTTCTCTCACCCTGTTGGCATCGCGGGTGATCTTCTTTGCAAGTTCATCACAGGTGGTAACATTTCATGGATAGGTGGCGTAGCCTCTGTCTTCTCCCTCGTTGCCATATCTTTTGAACGCTTCAAAGCGGTGACGAATCCACTTAACCCATCTTTAAAGTTCACCAAgtcaaaagttaaaattatCATAGTCTGCTGTTGGATTTTTACGGCTTTATTTAATCTTCCGCTTTTTTTTGCTATTCGCTACGACAAGGAAGAAAATTTCTGCCTGGAATCGTGGCCCTCGCCGGTTTACGGCAGAATTAACTCAACTGCTTGGTTGCTGGTAGTGGGAATTGTTCCAGCATCCATCATGTTGTCCTTGTATTCCAGAGTTGTGTATGATTTATGGTTTAAGAAAGTGACAAACGAAGCCATCGTGGGGCAAGGCGCAGTCCGAAAATCGAGAAAAAAGGTTACGAAATTGGTGTTAACAGTGAGCGTTATATACGCAATAAGCTGGTTTCCTCAGCTTATAATTTACCTTCTCAGTAATTTTGATTTCCTGGTCGAATTTGGAGGCTTTTTTTACATCGCTTCAGTTGTTTTGGTGTCATTTAACTCTGCTATCAATCCAGTGATTTATGCTTTGCAGAGTGAGCGCTTTCGCCGGCATTTTAGACAGCTCCTTTGCTACCGTAGATGCAAGAAAAGTGTGTGCTCTTGTAACACGCCCGGAGCTTGCAACTTGCAAATGCGACATGCAAGAAACTCCAAACATACTGGAAGAAGTTATTAA